Proteins encoded together in one Balaenoptera musculus isolate JJ_BM4_2016_0621 chromosome 6, mBalMus1.pri.v3, whole genome shotgun sequence window:
- the LOC118896755 gene encoding protein NipSnap homolog 3A-like isoform X4 — MNEFLENVKKNIHLQTAHSELVGSWSVEFGGRIDKVFHIWKYDNFAQQTEVRKALANDKEWREQLLIPILGLTDKQESEITYLVPWCKLEKPPKEGVYELVTFQMKPGGPALWGDAFRRAINAHVDLGYSKLVGVFHTEYGALNRVHVLWWNASADSRAAGRHQSHEDPRVVAAVRESVNYLVSQQNMLLIPTSYPPLE, encoded by the exons ATGAATGAGTTTCtggaaaatgttaagaaaaacatACATCTTCAGACAGCTCACTCTGAATTGGTTGGATCCTGGAGTGTAGAATTTGGAGGCAGGATTGATAAAGTGTTTCATATTTGGAAGTATG ACAATTTTGCTCAGCAAACTGAAGTTCGGAAAGCCTTGGCCAATGATAAGGAATGGCGAGAACAATTACTCATTCCAATTTTGGGTCTTACTGATAAACAAGAGAGTGAAATTACTTATCTGGTGCCATGGTGCAAATTAGAAAAACCACCCAAAGAAG GAGTCTACGAGCTGGTAACTTTTCAGATGAAACCTGGTGGGCCAGCTCTGTGGGGTGATGCATTTAGAAGAGCAATTAATGCCCATGTCGACCTAGGCTACTCAAAACTAGTTGGCGTTTTCCATACAGAATATGGAGCACTCAACAGAG TTCATGTTCTTTGGTGGAACGCGAGTGCGGATAGCCGAGCAGCTGGGAGACACCAGTCTCATGAGGATCCCAGAGTTGTGGCAGCTG ttcggGAAAGTGTCAATTACCTAGTGTCTCAGCAAAATATGCTTCTGATTCCTACATCATATCCACCACTGGAATAG
- the LOC118896755 gene encoding protein NipSnap homolog 3A-like isoform X3, with product MLALGKSLTKALAARTLAPQVCSSFATGPRQYDGTFYEFRTYCIKPSKMNEFLENVKKNIHLQTAHSELVGSWSVEFGGRIDKVFHIWKYDNFAQQTEVRKALANDKEWREQLLIPILGLTDKQESEITYLVPWCKLEKPPKEGVYELVTFQMKPGGPALWGDAFRRAINAHVDLGYSKLVGVFHTEYGALNRGVYTEEIMRSRLVGFESQLHRLLTL from the exons ATGCTTGCCCTCGGAAAGAGCCTGACTAAGGCTCTGGCCGCTCGGACCCTGGCGCCTCAG GTGTGTTCATCTTTTGCTACGGGCCCCAGACAATACGATGGAACATTCTATGAGTTTCGTACTTATTGCATTAAACCTTCAAAGATGAATGAGTTTCtggaaaatgttaagaaaaacatACATCTTCAGACAGCTCACTCTGAATTGGTTGGATCCTGGAGTGTAGAATTTGGAGGCAGGATTGATAAAGTGTTTCATATTTGGAAGTATG ACAATTTTGCTCAGCAAACTGAAGTTCGGAAAGCCTTGGCCAATGATAAGGAATGGCGAGAACAATTACTCATTCCAATTTTGGGTCTTACTGATAAACAAGAGAGTGAAATTACTTATCTGGTGCCATGGTGCAAATTAGAAAAACCACCCAAAGAAG GAGTCTACGAGCTGGTAACTTTTCAGATGAAACCTGGTGGGCCAGCTCTGTGGGGTGATGCATTTAGAAGAGCAATTAATGCCCATGTCGACCTAGGCTACTCAAAACTAGTTGGCGTTTTCCATACAGAATATGGAGCACTCAACAGAG GAGTTTACACTGAGGAAATAATGAGATCCAGACTggttgggtttgaatcccagctccaccgcTTACTAACTTTGTGA
- the LOC118896755 gene encoding protein NipSnap homolog 3A-like isoform X1, whose protein sequence is MLALGKSLTKALAARTLAPQVCSSFATGPRQYDGTFYEFRTYCIKPSKMNEFLENVKKNIHLQTAHSELVGSWSVEFGGRIDKVFHIWKYDNFAQQTEVRKALANDKEWREQLLIPILGLTDKQESEITYLVPWCKLEKPPKEGVYELVTFQMKPGGPALWGDAFRRAINAHVDLGYSKLVGVFHTEYGALNRVHVLWWNASADSRAAGRHQSHEDPRVVAAVRESVNYLVSQQNMLLIPTSYPPLE, encoded by the exons ATGCTTGCCCTCGGAAAGAGCCTGACTAAGGCTCTGGCCGCTCGGACCCTGGCGCCTCAG GTGTGTTCATCTTTTGCTACGGGCCCCAGACAATACGATGGAACATTCTATGAGTTTCGTACTTATTGCATTAAACCTTCAAAGATGAATGAGTTTCtggaaaatgttaagaaaaacatACATCTTCAGACAGCTCACTCTGAATTGGTTGGATCCTGGAGTGTAGAATTTGGAGGCAGGATTGATAAAGTGTTTCATATTTGGAAGTATG ACAATTTTGCTCAGCAAACTGAAGTTCGGAAAGCCTTGGCCAATGATAAGGAATGGCGAGAACAATTACTCATTCCAATTTTGGGTCTTACTGATAAACAAGAGAGTGAAATTACTTATCTGGTGCCATGGTGCAAATTAGAAAAACCACCCAAAGAAG GAGTCTACGAGCTGGTAACTTTTCAGATGAAACCTGGTGGGCCAGCTCTGTGGGGTGATGCATTTAGAAGAGCAATTAATGCCCATGTCGACCTAGGCTACTCAAAACTAGTTGGCGTTTTCCATACAGAATATGGAGCACTCAACAGAG TTCATGTTCTTTGGTGGAACGCGAGTGCGGATAGCCGAGCAGCTGGGAGACACCAGTCTCATGAGGATCCCAGAGTTGTGGCAGCTG ttcggGAAAGTGTCAATTACCTAGTGTCTCAGCAAAATATGCTTCTGATTCCTACATCATATCCACCACTGGAATAG
- the LOC118896755 gene encoding protein NipSnap homolog 3A-like isoform X2, translated as MLALGKSLTKALAARTLAPQVCSSFATGPRQYDGTFYEFRTYCIKPSKMNEFLENVKKNIHLQTAHSELVGSWSVEFGGRIDKVFHIWKYDNFAQQTEVRKALANDKEWREQLLIPILGLTDKQESEITYLVPWCKLEKPPKEGVYELVTFQMKPGGPALWGDAFRRAINAHVDLGYSKLVGVFHTEYGALNRVSATLIFFSASAKYSVFMFFGGTRVRIAEQLGDTSLMRIPELWQLFGKVSIT; from the exons ATGCTTGCCCTCGGAAAGAGCCTGACTAAGGCTCTGGCCGCTCGGACCCTGGCGCCTCAG GTGTGTTCATCTTTTGCTACGGGCCCCAGACAATACGATGGAACATTCTATGAGTTTCGTACTTATTGCATTAAACCTTCAAAGATGAATGAGTTTCtggaaaatgttaagaaaaacatACATCTTCAGACAGCTCACTCTGAATTGGTTGGATCCTGGAGTGTAGAATTTGGAGGCAGGATTGATAAAGTGTTTCATATTTGGAAGTATG ACAATTTTGCTCAGCAAACTGAAGTTCGGAAAGCCTTGGCCAATGATAAGGAATGGCGAGAACAATTACTCATTCCAATTTTGGGTCTTACTGATAAACAAGAGAGTGAAATTACTTATCTGGTGCCATGGTGCAAATTAGAAAAACCACCCAAAGAAG GAGTCTACGAGCTGGTAACTTTTCAGATGAAACCTGGTGGGCCAGCTCTGTGGGGTGATGCATTTAGAAGAGCAATTAATGCCCATGTCGACCTAGGCTACTCAAAACTAGTTGGCGTTTTCCATACAGAATATGGAGCACTCAACAGAG TTTCAgctactttaattttcttctctgcatCAGCCAAATATTCAGTG TTCATGTTCTTTGGTGGAACGCGAGTGCGGATAGCCGAGCAGCTGGGAGACACCAGTCTCATGAGGATCCCAGAGTTGTGGCAGCTG ttcggGAAAGTGTCAATTACCTAG